The Daucus carota subsp. sativus chromosome 2, DH1 v3.0, whole genome shotgun sequence genome includes a window with the following:
- the LOC108207047 gene encoding la-related protein 6C — MAQAHPPEKIKENPDQLEINSGKMKEITCSTSGGSSSSNNTSVPFKFNVQAPEFVPSAYNNNSNSPTHMPVSGYFYPCFHYISGNDGAADWVYVGDQDSLQLVSSPPPEITNYAKDVLTAELKQKIIKQAEYQFSAMSLLANESLIKQINKDPEGYVPISFIASTKKIKSLVSNSHSLAQALRSSSKLVVSSDGKKVKRKHPFTEKDKEDLQSRTIVVENLPEDHSHQNLEKIFNVVGSVKTIRICHPPDVNSPRPKGNIIISNKLHALVEYETPELAERAVDKLNDERNWRKGLRVTLLLRRSPKSVLKNRKSEFDGYFDDDCDEDDTPGQGIPENSSQPISLESAVDNLAEESSAAAKKGWARGRGKSRLRAPIQTGRGSLLSSPMSSSSPLCEGSSTKQATKGPRMPDGTRGFTLGRGKPICTSSAAISKE, encoded by the exons ATGGCACAGGCACACCCTCCAGAAAAGATTAAAGAAAACCCGGATCAGCTCGAGATTAATAGTGGTAAAATGAAGGAGATTACATGCAGTACTAGTGGtggtagtagtagtagtaataATACTAGCGTTCcgtttaaatttaatgttcagGCTCCAGAATTTGTGCCCAGTGCATATAATAACAATAGTAATTCGCCGACACATATGCCTGTTTCTGGATACTTTTATCCCTGCTTTCATTATATTTCTGGAAATGATGGCGCGGCTGATTGGGTTTATGTTGGTGATCAAGATTCTCTGCAATTGGTTTCGTCTCCGCCACCTGAGATTACAAACTATGCGAAAGATGTCCTTACAGCTGAACTCAAGCAAAAAATTATCAAGCAG GCGGAATACCAGTTCAGTGCCATGAGCTTGCTAGCAAACGAGTCCTTGATAAAACAAATCAATAAGGATCCTGAAGGTTATG TTCCAATATCTTTTATTGCATCTACGAAGAAGATTAAGTCCCTCGTCAGTAATAGCCATTCACTTGCACAAGCACTACGATCCTCTTCAAAGCTT GTTGTAAGCAGTGATGGAAAAAAGGTCAAGAGAAAACATCCATTTACTGAAAAAGACAAAGAGGACTTGCAG TCTCGTACCATTGTTGTAGAGAATTTACCCGAAGATCACTCTCATCAGAATCTCGAGAAAATTTTCAATGTGGTTGGAAG TGTGAAAACCATTCGAATCTGCCATCCACCAGATGTCAATTCTCCCCGCCCCAAAGGAAATATTATTATCAGTAACAAG CTTCATGCACTCGTGGAATATGAGACCCCTGAACTTGCAGAGAGAGCA GTTGACAAGCTAAACGATGAAAGGAACTGGAGAAAGGGCCTCAGAGTGACATTGCTACTCAGACGCTCA CCAAAATCTGTGTTGAAGAACAGAAAGTCAGAATTTGATGGGTATTTTGACGATGATTGTGATGAGGACGACACTCCAGGGCAAGGAATTCCAGAAAATTCTTCTCAGCCTATTAGCTTAGAATCAGCTGTTGACAATCTT GCTGAAGAGAGTTCAGCTGCAGCGAAGAAAGGATGGGCTCGTGGGCGTGGCAAGTCACGACTACGGGCCCCAATTCAAACCGGACGAGGCTCACTTTTGTCATCTCCTATGTCATCCAGCTCCCCACTGTGTGAAGGATCATCAACCAAACAAGCCACAAAAGGACCAAGAATGCCAGATGGAACTAGGGGATTTACCTTGGGACGAGGGAAGCCAATTTGTACTTCAAGTGCAGCGATTTCCAAGGAGTAA